In the genome of Pseudarthrobacter sp. IC2-21, one region contains:
- a CDS encoding GNAT family N-acetyltransferase — MSPDALVEDITNLLEVWVTGWAGCRGYQTSTEGRFPAVLRADTTGDWEYFAHDPSDDEFAALVAKTAEAPARILTILTNDVLRYNQLAGKHGLNITSASQAMMIVDMETQDTEDPWLSDDDLNLVTSQVDGVHHAVVRSGEEIAASGRVFVVDGTAVFDKIVVQPAFQRRGLGSFIMKALAAQAIGPDVENGLLLASLDGQKLYSHLGWSVVCRVLMLSTSQEGADLSVG, encoded by the coding sequence ATGAGTCCGGACGCCTTGGTTGAAGACATTACAAACCTTCTTGAAGTCTGGGTAACCGGTTGGGCCGGTTGCCGCGGATACCAGACATCAACGGAAGGCCGCTTCCCCGCTGTACTGCGGGCCGACACCACCGGGGACTGGGAATACTTCGCCCACGACCCCTCCGACGACGAGTTCGCGGCCCTGGTAGCGAAGACCGCGGAAGCTCCCGCCCGGATTTTGACCATTCTGACCAATGATGTCCTCCGCTACAACCAGCTGGCCGGGAAACACGGGCTGAACATCACGTCCGCTTCCCAGGCCATGATGATCGTGGACATGGAAACCCAGGACACCGAGGATCCGTGGCTCTCGGATGACGATTTGAACCTGGTCACGTCCCAGGTGGACGGCGTCCACCACGCCGTTGTCCGCTCCGGTGAGGAGATTGCGGCCAGCGGCAGAGTGTTCGTGGTGGACGGAACGGCGGTGTTCGACAAGATTGTGGTCCAGCCCGCGTTCCAGCGCCGCGGCCTGGGCAGTTTCATCATGAAGGCCCTCGCGGCGCAAGCCATCGGCCCGGATGTGGAAAACGGCCTGTTGCTGGCTTCCCTCGATGGCCAGAAACTGTATTCCCATCTGGGCTGGTCCGTGGTGTGCCGTGTGCTGATGCTGTCCACCTCTCAGGAGGGCGCGGACCTGTCCGTGGGCTGA
- a CDS encoding DEAD/DEAH box helicase gives MNPHDSLIPLLGRGPDPEQLRHVHTIPARRAVHEPWPDWAHPDLVAAYGSLGIHEPYRHQIEAADLAHGGEHVVIATGTASGKSLAYQLPALDAIHRSELRVVSEPGKIHDDGAVTLYLSPTKALAADQLAAIRSLKLPTVRAETYDGDTDPASRRWIRDHANFILANPDMLHFGILPNHAWWASFFRRLRYVIVDEAHSYRGVFGSHVANLMRRLRRICAYYGAGTAHPGPVFIAASATASEPGTSFGRLIGAPVRAVAEDCSPHGSTTVAFWEPALTELKGENGAKERRTAVAETADLLANLVSARIRTIAFIKSRRGAETISSITKRLLDEVDPSLPQRVAAYRSGYLPEERRALEKALRSGELLGVSSTSALELGIDISGLDAVLVAGWPGTRASLFQQIGRAGRAGQDAIAAFVASDDPLDTYLVNHPEAIFDVSVEATVFDPSNPYVLGPHLCAAAAELPLGVAELDLFGSTSEKLLGQLVAQGYLRRRPAGWFWTHSQSAAAMVNLRADGGGPVSIVDADTGSLLGTMDSPQTHYQAHTGAVYVHQGDSYVVEELNEDDHCVMVRRANPDYYTTARDVTQIEVLETQRTAQWGDVSVHFGDVKVTTQVVSFQRKALISNEILGEEPLELGARDLFTKAVWFVVENRSLTGAGLIEAQFPGALHAAEHAAIGLLPLVASSDRWDIGGVSTAIHADTGVPTIFVYDGHPGGAGFAERGFDKAKVWLSATRDAIKACECESGCPSCVQSPKCGNKNNPLDKAAAITLIDVLLQDSSEAPRRDLELPAHPQRDLNPAAAQGGGPARA, from the coding sequence GTGAACCCCCATGACTCCCTGATCCCGTTGCTGGGCCGCGGCCCGGACCCGGAGCAGCTCCGTCATGTCCACACCATCCCCGCACGCCGGGCTGTCCACGAGCCGTGGCCGGATTGGGCGCACCCTGACCTCGTTGCCGCGTACGGCTCCTTGGGCATTCACGAGCCCTACCGCCACCAGATCGAGGCGGCAGACCTTGCCCACGGCGGGGAGCACGTGGTGATAGCCACCGGGACGGCCTCCGGAAAGTCCCTTGCCTACCAGCTACCGGCGCTGGATGCCATCCACCGCTCGGAGCTTCGGGTGGTGTCCGAACCGGGGAAGATCCACGACGACGGTGCCGTCACGCTGTATCTCTCCCCCACCAAGGCGCTGGCCGCGGACCAGCTCGCTGCCATCCGTTCTTTGAAACTGCCGACCGTTCGGGCCGAGACGTACGACGGCGACACAGATCCTGCCTCCCGGCGGTGGATCCGGGACCACGCCAACTTCATTCTCGCGAATCCGGACATGCTGCACTTCGGCATTCTCCCAAACCATGCCTGGTGGGCAAGCTTCTTCCGCCGCCTGCGCTACGTGATTGTGGACGAGGCCCACAGCTACCGCGGCGTGTTCGGTTCGCATGTGGCCAACCTGATGCGCCGGCTCCGCCGCATCTGCGCCTACTACGGTGCCGGCACCGCCCATCCAGGACCGGTGTTCATCGCCGCTTCGGCCACAGCTTCGGAGCCGGGCACCTCCTTCGGTCGCCTGATCGGGGCGCCGGTCCGGGCCGTCGCCGAGGACTGCTCCCCGCATGGCTCCACCACTGTGGCCTTCTGGGAGCCCGCGCTGACGGAGCTGAAAGGGGAAAACGGGGCGAAGGAGCGCCGCACAGCCGTTGCCGAGACGGCTGACCTGCTGGCCAACCTGGTCTCCGCCCGGATCCGGACCATCGCCTTCATTAAGTCCCGGCGAGGCGCGGAGACCATTTCCTCGATCACCAAGCGCCTGCTGGACGAGGTGGACCCGAGCCTCCCGCAACGGGTGGCCGCGTACCGCTCCGGCTATCTGCCGGAGGAACGGCGTGCCTTGGAAAAGGCGCTCCGGTCAGGGGAGCTGCTGGGTGTGTCCAGCACCTCTGCCTTGGAACTCGGGATAGACATCTCCGGCCTGGACGCCGTCCTGGTGGCCGGGTGGCCCGGAACCCGCGCCTCACTGTTCCAGCAGATCGGACGGGCCGGCCGTGCGGGCCAGGATGCCATCGCTGCATTTGTTGCCAGCGATGACCCCCTGGACACCTACCTGGTGAACCATCCGGAGGCGATCTTTGACGTCTCGGTCGAAGCGACCGTGTTTGATCCCTCCAATCCTTATGTGTTGGGGCCGCATCTTTGCGCCGCAGCCGCGGAACTCCCGCTCGGCGTGGCCGAGCTGGATCTCTTCGGCAGCACGTCCGAGAAGTTGCTGGGGCAGCTGGTTGCCCAGGGCTACCTGCGGCGCCGCCCGGCAGGCTGGTTCTGGACCCACTCCCAAAGCGCCGCCGCCATGGTGAACCTCCGGGCCGACGGCGGCGGCCCCGTGAGCATCGTGGACGCCGACACGGGCTCCCTGCTGGGAACAATGGACTCGCCCCAGACGCATTACCAGGCCCACACCGGAGCTGTCTACGTTCACCAGGGAGACAGCTACGTGGTGGAGGAACTGAACGAAGACGACCACTGCGTCATGGTGCGCCGGGCCAATCCGGACTACTACACCACGGCCCGGGACGTGACCCAGATCGAGGTCCTTGAAACCCAGCGGACTGCACAGTGGGGCGACGTCTCCGTGCACTTCGGCGACGTTAAGGTCACAACCCAGGTGGTCTCCTTTCAGCGGAAGGCCCTGATCTCGAATGAAATCCTCGGTGAGGAACCCTTGGAGCTGGGCGCCAGGGACCTGTTCACCAAGGCCGTCTGGTTTGTGGTGGAAAACCGTTCCCTCACCGGCGCGGGGCTGATCGAGGCGCAGTTCCCGGGCGCCCTTCATGCGGCCGAACACGCAGCCATCGGGCTGCTGCCTCTGGTCGCTTCGAGTGACCGCTGGGACATCGGCGGGGTGTCCACGGCCATTCACGCCGACACCGGAGTGCCAACCATCTTTGTCTACGACGGGCACCCCGGCGGTGCGGGCTTTGCCGAGCGAGGTTTTGATAAGGCGAAAGTCTGGCTCTCGGCCACCCGGGACGCCATCAAGGCCTGTGAGTGTGAGTCCGGCTGCCCCTCCTGTGTCCAGTCCCCCAAATGCGGGAACAAGAACAACCCCCTGGACAAGGCTGCGGCCATCACCCTGATTGATGTACTCCTCCAGGACTCGAGCGAAGCGCCGCGGCGTGACCTGGAACTGCCGGCGCATCCGCAGCGGGACCTCAACCCGGCGGCGGCTCAGGGCGGCGGTCCGGCCCGCGCATGA
- a CDS encoding Rv3654c family TadE-like protein, which yields MSSPAADHTERGSGTILAAGLALVIIMTMTLMLLLAQSAVMASRAAAAADLAALAGADALRGLTSGAPCAVAAEVAARHDALITSCTEGTGQTVELRTMLNARGMLGAASGHARAGPPP from the coding sequence ATGAGCAGCCCGGCGGCGGACCACACCGAACGCGGTTCCGGGACCATCCTGGCAGCAGGACTGGCCTTGGTGATCATCATGACCATGACCCTCATGCTGCTCCTGGCGCAGTCAGCGGTGATGGCCAGCAGGGCGGCTGCAGCCGCGGACTTGGCCGCGCTTGCGGGGGCCGACGCCCTGCGCGGCCTGACCTCGGGGGCTCCGTGTGCCGTGGCCGCTGAAGTGGCGGCCCGGCACGATGCCCTCATCACCAGCTGCACGGAGGGGACCGGTCAGACAGTTGAGCTCCGGACCATGCTCAATGCCCGGGGCATGCTGGGTGCGGCCAGCGGTCATGCGCGGGCCGGACCGCCGCCCTGA
- a CDS encoding TadE family type IV pilus minor pilin, with product MAGAVTAEFAVALPAVLLLLALLLSGAAAGVTQLRLEEAALAGGRALARGEDPSAAAGIVRALAGTSATVSVVADGEWLHVTVADRAGGPLASTLPWTLTAKASARREMPTAAGPPRPGPLLQERTPVTNLKTVACLERVAAYLNTVAA from the coding sequence ATGGCCGGGGCCGTGACGGCGGAGTTCGCTGTTGCGCTGCCGGCTGTCTTGCTGCTGCTCGCCCTGTTGCTGTCCGGGGCAGCTGCCGGCGTAACCCAGCTCAGGCTCGAGGAGGCTGCGCTTGCCGGCGGCCGGGCCCTTGCCCGTGGCGAGGACCCGTCCGCCGCTGCGGGAATCGTCAGGGCATTGGCGGGAACGTCGGCCACTGTCTCCGTTGTCGCCGACGGTGAGTGGCTGCACGTAACGGTGGCTGACCGGGCGGGCGGGCCCCTGGCGTCCACACTCCCGTGGACCCTTACGGCAAAAGCCAGTGCCCGGCGAGAGATGCCAACGGCGGCCGGCCCGCCCCGGCCCGGCCCGCTGTTGCAGGAACGGACGCCGGTGACAAACCTGAAGACGGTTGCGTGCCTCGAAAGGGTTGCGGCATACCTGAACACGGTCGCGGCATGA
- a CDS encoding DUF4244 domain-containing protein, translating to MTITQYSIAPAPAPQPGKGVVGTTGWDSAGPAGPEWDACTCQRQEATQPTGNVVQLYPVIRGATERRQRLTASEAGMATAEYAIATLAAVGFAGILVFILRSDEVRGFLLNLIRTALALP from the coding sequence ATGACCATCACCCAATACAGCATTGCCCCCGCCCCGGCACCTCAGCCCGGGAAGGGAGTTGTCGGCACAACAGGCTGGGACTCCGCAGGGCCGGCCGGCCCCGAATGGGATGCGTGCACCTGTCAGCGGCAGGAGGCGACGCAGCCCACCGGCAACGTTGTGCAGCTCTACCCGGTTATCCGCGGGGCGACGGAGCGGCGGCAACGGCTCACGGCATCGGAAGCGGGTATGGCGACAGCTGAGTATGCCATTGCCACCCTGGCCGCCGTGGGCTTTGCCGGAATTTTGGTCTTCATTCTCCGCAGTGATGAAGTACGAGGATTCCTGCTCAACCTCATCCGCACAGCACTAGCCTTGCCATGA
- a CDS encoding type II secretion system F family protein — translation MTSPLMTVAALVIVLILASYLAFSQPGRVRQRLLRLSNGPAGQGRSPGAGSARSRASGEDSVDGLRDTAMMLELVAAMLDAGSGIGRSLELVAASASKDYSKALRPVVSALAIGADWETAWRSSEVRLPEVLELRDALGFAALTGAPSSAILYAQAARLRRERFRAAEKRAASLGVKLVIPLGLCSLPAFICLGVVPVLLALVPSGS, via the coding sequence ATGACCTCCCCTCTGATGACCGTCGCGGCGCTCGTCATCGTGCTTATCCTCGCCTCCTATCTGGCCTTCTCCCAGCCCGGCCGGGTACGGCAGCGGCTGCTGAGGTTGAGCAACGGGCCTGCCGGGCAAGGGAGAAGCCCGGGTGCCGGCAGCGCTCGCTCCCGGGCCAGCGGCGAGGACTCCGTTGACGGGCTTCGCGACACTGCCATGATGCTCGAGCTGGTAGCCGCCATGTTGGACGCCGGGTCAGGGATTGGCCGCTCACTGGAGCTCGTGGCGGCCTCCGCGTCCAAGGATTACAGCAAGGCACTGCGCCCCGTGGTGTCGGCCCTCGCTATCGGTGCCGACTGGGAGACCGCATGGCGCAGCTCCGAAGTCCGGCTGCCTGAGGTCCTGGAGCTGCGTGACGCACTCGGATTCGCTGCGCTGACCGGCGCTCCGTCATCGGCCATTCTCTACGCCCAAGCTGCCCGGTTACGGCGGGAAAGGTTCCGTGCTGCCGAGAAACGAGCCGCCTCCCTGGGCGTAAAGCTGGTCATTCCGTTGGGCCTGTGCTCACTGCCTGCCTTCATCTGCCTGGGCGTGGTCCCGGTTCTCCTGGCCCTGGTGCCCTCCGGATCCTGA
- a CDS encoding TadA family conjugal transfer-associated ATPase, whose amino-acid sequence MTAGPFGGRQPVTPAPAPQFASPLPDKLNGTRRRQARVLDRRGLDSALLETVRESVMADSGPVTASRVAAAVQATGRLLGTAGSLAAVERISAELNGLGPLQELTRDVRVTDIFVNAPDSVWIDRGSGIEPAGVSFDGEAQVRALASRLVAAGGRRLDDGSPCVDVRLDGGYRIHAILPPISTAGTLLSIRIRREQVFTMDELRAGGMFCGVVQEVLERIVEHRLSFLISGATGSGKTTMLSTLLGLCSPAERLVLIEDASELNPVHPHIVSLESRHGNLEGGGEVDLGELVRQALRMRPDRLVVGECRGAEVRELLTAMNTGHTGGGGTIHANTATAVPARLTALGALAGLGPDAVRLQAASALDVVIHVARARHGRRVACVGVVQDGPAGLVVVPALENRDGETCTGPGWEMLRGRLGLSPDLGAAA is encoded by the coding sequence ATGACTGCAGGACCGTTCGGCGGGAGGCAACCTGTAACGCCGGCACCCGCTCCGCAGTTCGCTTCGCCGCTGCCGGACAAGCTGAACGGAACCCGCCGCCGCCAGGCGCGGGTGCTGGACCGGCGGGGGCTTGATTCAGCCCTGCTGGAGACGGTCCGCGAGTCAGTCATGGCAGACTCCGGCCCGGTCACGGCCTCCCGTGTCGCGGCGGCAGTACAGGCCACCGGTAGGCTGCTGGGAACCGCCGGCTCGCTGGCAGCCGTTGAAAGGATCAGCGCGGAACTGAACGGCCTCGGCCCCCTCCAGGAGCTGACCCGGGACGTTCGGGTCACCGACATTTTTGTGAACGCGCCGGACTCGGTCTGGATTGACCGCGGGAGCGGCATTGAACCCGCAGGGGTCTCGTTTGACGGTGAGGCCCAGGTGCGGGCCCTGGCCTCCCGTCTCGTGGCAGCCGGCGGCAGGCGGCTGGACGACGGCTCGCCCTGCGTTGATGTCCGGTTGGACGGCGGCTACCGCATCCATGCGATCCTGCCGCCCATTTCGACAGCAGGCACGCTGCTGAGCATCAGGATCCGGCGGGAACAGGTCTTCACCATGGATGAACTCCGCGCCGGTGGCATGTTCTGCGGCGTGGTGCAGGAGGTACTGGAACGCATTGTTGAGCATCGGCTGAGTTTCCTCATCAGCGGAGCCACAGGCTCAGGGAAGACCACCATGCTCTCCACCCTGCTCGGGCTGTGCTCACCCGCGGAACGGCTGGTGCTGATCGAGGACGCCTCTGAACTGAACCCCGTTCATCCGCACATTGTTTCGCTTGAGTCCCGGCACGGAAACCTGGAAGGCGGCGGCGAGGTGGATCTGGGCGAGCTCGTCCGGCAGGCACTTCGGATGCGCCCGGACCGGCTGGTGGTGGGGGAGTGCCGGGGTGCTGAGGTCCGGGAACTCCTGACGGCAATGAACACCGGCCACACCGGTGGAGGAGGCACCATCCACGCCAACACCGCCACGGCGGTCCCCGCACGATTGACGGCGCTCGGTGCGCTCGCAGGCCTGGGCCCGGACGCCGTCCGGCTGCAGGCGGCCAGTGCTCTCGATGTTGTCATCCATGTTGCGCGGGCCCGCCACGGCCGGCGGGTAGCCTGCGTGGGCGTAGTGCAGGACGGTCCGGCCGGACTCGTTGTGGTGCCGGCTCTGGAGAACAGAGACGGCGAGACCTGTACCGGTCCCGGCTGGGAAATGCTAAGAGGGCGGCTGGGCCTGTCTCCGGACCTGGGTGCTGCGGCGTGA
- the ssd gene encoding septum site-determining protein Ssd has protein sequence MSRHQLSPSPSEQPETRVSRARPSPPRGTRPGPVGAGAPGAGAAGNAWLPDSAAAEVLLVTGYDVLQGEVEQIVAAAGSQLRVVPDVTAAALYWDSAAAVLVGSDVRELPPRRRAPAVLVGLNGEGDSLWHLAAALGAERVAVLPDAGAWLAEYLSRSRSPETGGLVLGITGGCGGAGATTSAIWIAQAAAGLGVRVLLVDGDPWGGGLELALAAEETPGLRWPDLAGASGSIDPEQLADSLPVVGGFSFLSWPGSRDRTAPVDAATAGGVLDAARRGYELVVVDIGRGAEPVQLFAWDCDRLLVVVPAQLRAAVATARLLHELPPVEAALLVRGRAGAALDGGLIADAVGLPVQGRVPELRGVTAAGENGRLLEFGNRRSVRHFAASVLDLVAGEIPVGDLP, from the coding sequence ATGAGCAGGCACCAGCTATCGCCGTCCCCTTCCGAGCAGCCAGAGACGCGCGTGTCCCGGGCCAGGCCGTCGCCTCCGCGCGGAACCCGGCCCGGCCCGGTTGGCGCGGGTGCGCCGGGTGCCGGCGCGGCAGGGAACGCGTGGCTGCCTGATTCCGCAGCCGCCGAGGTGCTGTTGGTGACCGGCTACGACGTCCTGCAGGGTGAGGTTGAACAGATTGTGGCCGCGGCCGGGAGCCAGCTGCGGGTGGTGCCTGACGTCACAGCTGCGGCCCTGTACTGGGATTCCGCCGCCGCCGTGCTCGTGGGAAGCGATGTCCGGGAGTTGCCGCCGCGGCGCCGGGCACCTGCCGTGCTCGTCGGTCTGAACGGTGAGGGGGACAGTCTTTGGCATCTCGCCGCGGCCCTCGGGGCCGAACGGGTGGCAGTGCTTCCTGACGCCGGTGCGTGGCTGGCCGAGTACCTGAGCCGATCGCGCTCGCCGGAGACCGGCGGCCTGGTTCTGGGAATTACCGGGGGCTGCGGCGGGGCCGGTGCCACCACCTCCGCCATTTGGATCGCCCAGGCGGCAGCCGGCCTGGGAGTGCGTGTATTGCTCGTTGACGGGGACCCCTGGGGCGGCGGTTTGGAACTGGCGCTGGCGGCCGAGGAGACGCCCGGCCTGCGCTGGCCGGACCTTGCAGGCGCCAGCGGCAGCATCGACCCGGAACAGTTGGCTGATTCCCTTCCGGTCGTCGGAGGATTTTCCTTCCTGTCGTGGCCCGGCAGCAGGGACAGGACAGCGCCGGTGGACGCCGCCACCGCGGGCGGGGTCCTGGATGCAGCCCGGCGCGGTTATGAACTCGTGGTGGTGGACATTGGCCGCGGTGCCGAGCCGGTACAACTCTTCGCCTGGGACTGCGACCGGCTCCTCGTAGTGGTGCCGGCGCAGCTCAGGGCCGCGGTGGCCACCGCCAGGCTCCTTCATGAGCTTCCGCCGGTTGAGGCGGCCCTGCTGGTCCGGGGCAGGGCCGGAGCCGCTCTGGACGGCGGCCTGATTGCCGACGCCGTGGGGTTGCCGGTCCAAGGCCGGGTTCCCGAACTGCGCGGCGTCACCGCCGCCGGCGAGAACGGGCGGCTGCTTGAGTTTGGCAACCGACGGAGCGTCAGGCACTTCGCCGCATCGGTTCTTGATCTGGTCGCCGGCGAAATTCCGGTCGGAGACTTGCCATGA
- a CDS encoding AsnC family protein: protein MEVDRMKTLVASMDGKGPAEALYAVAELQKEVGRTEASLVRKARQAGLSWEAIALCLGVSKQAVHRKYGKQ from the coding sequence ATGGAGGTGGATCGGATGAAAACGCTGGTGGCATCGATGGACGGGAAAGGCCCCGCTGAAGCGCTCTACGCCGTCGCGGAACTGCAGAAGGAGGTAGGCCGCACGGAAGCCTCCCTGGTCCGCAAAGCACGGCAGGCCGGGCTCTCGTGGGAGGCAATCGCCCTCTGCCTGGGAGTCAGCAAGCAGGCCGTGCACCGGAAGTACGGAAAGCAGTAG